The following DNA comes from Ammospiza caudacuta isolate bAmmCau1 chromosome 7, bAmmCau1.pri, whole genome shotgun sequence.
TTTCATCAAGGAAAGAAACAGGCACTGCTGGCCATCAATTCAAGTAATGCTATTTTagccacagcacagagctttGATTAAATTTAATACATCTTTTATATGAACAAGCAAATATACTACAAAgattattacattttattacaCATGGATTATTTCTTATGGAGCCTTTGACATTCCTATTAAGATACTTAATTTTTTGGTACTTTTTTCAAGTCCAAGACTGAACAAATGCAACACTGGAAAGGTCCAAACAAAAACTAAGGCATGCATGCTCCCATTGGAAAAATGAAATGAGTTTCCATGATATTAATGAAATTTTTCTGCTTCCTGCTAACCAGTGAAACACCAAACTGATCCACCAGACATCAACACAGGCTTTTCACTTACTTTGCTTTTTCCAGAAGTTTTATTGCTTCTTCTCTTCTATCCTGGTCCAGATACAGTATTGCCAGCTCCAGCAAGGCATTTGGAATTAGGTAATGGTCATATTTTATCTTCTTCTCACTGCATTGGAAAAGAAATAGCCTAGAGACCTTGAAATGATATATTGTTTCCCTCATTTAACAGATCCAAACACAAATAAATAGGAGATTAGCTAAGATCAGAAGGAGCAATCAATCTCTATTACAACACTTGTCATGTTCTCTATCCGAAGCTCCCTTCTGGGTTATTAAATGTGTATTTTGCATAAGCATCCTACACAGTATGTATAATCTCAGGATCAGAAAATAATGCCTTTGTTATCAGGGAAATGTTAGAAAAGATGACAATATCATGAGCTCTACCCATGTGAGCTGACAAAAAGAGGTGCCATTCACCACATGATGTGCAGAAGGTCCCAGTGTAATCATGCTCCCACCAGTCTCTGCACAGTTCATTTGTATTTTTGGGTACAGCTTCTTCATGACTGGGAAGAGGAAGGGGGCAATAAAAGCTAAGTGGTAACTGAAAAATTTTGTGCACCTACAGTCCctcaaaaaggagaaaacacctcaattaaaattattttaaaataaaattaaaattgaagaTCTGAAATTCTTCAACATATGGCTAATAACAGTagaaattaaaactgaaataccTTGGAGCAAACACTAAAGATACTGCAATCCTCTCCCTTCTATTCATATCATGGTTACATCTCCTCTTACTTGAAACTCAAGAGCTCTCCTACATGCCAGGTATGAAAACTTACTTTAAATAGATGTAATTAAAGTGGTCTTCTGCTTCTGAGATCTTGCCCAAATGCTTGAAGCATAATCCCTTTAACAGCTTTATCACACACCGGTCATCTGCCAGTAGTTCTGtagctgcaggaggaaggaaatggcacATTTTAGAAAACTCTGCAGCAGAGAAGACTTTCCTGCCTGTAGGGAAACTTTTCAAAGGTAAGTGTGAGCACATTCCATGTCTGGAAATACAGGAAAGAACTAGTTGGTGAATTTAATTTAAGGCAGAGACAAACACACATCAACCTTTTCATAAACTGAACAAACTTTGCCCAAAAATTGTTAGGCTgttctttccctccctgctcccactgaaCAGCTATTCCACAGTCTTACTGTTCTGACAGCTAAGAACTAATTTAAGGTGTCCATTTTGTAAATCCTAAGGTCCAATTTACAATCTCTCAACCCTTTGCCTTTATTGCACGGTACAGCTCTTTTGCTCCCTGACTTGTAGTCACATGGCCTACTCTGGGCAAGAATTCTGCCAATTCTCCACCTTCATTTggctaaataaaaatatgtgaaaCTTTGCTACCTGTACCTCACATCTTACCATACCTTCTTTGGAGTTTATACTTCTGAGAGCCCAGAGTCTTTCCAGCTTCACCTAGTTCAAAATCTTTACTATCAACACTCTTTCTCCATCAGAAAATTTCTGCATAATGCATATCAAAGAAAACTGCAGGGTTTTTCATAGCCAATCCATATAAGCAGCTTACTCTTACAAGTTTATAGGCAAAATCTTCAGCTTGGTTGCTCATTTCCAATTTGTTAAATATGCCTGAAAACAGCAAGTCAATATTTTGAACAGGCAACACTTAAAAATGGTGGCATGTTTAAAATATATCCCACTTTTCAATTACATGTCCCCATAGTGTTCTACAAACATGAATCTGCTACAAATCCCTGCAAAATGAAGCCTTAGCCACAATTTGCcaactaagaaaaaaaaggaacgGGGAAATACTCCACTTATTTTAAATGATGAAACAAAATGGGTGACAAAGAAGGTGAATAGGTCAAAGGCCTTTTTCTAAGATGTCACCttcactaaaaatattttccccattctctttttcaattaattaaaaatagataGTTTTAGCCAGTGTTTCAGGCAACCCTTTCAAATCTTGTGTAACTCACTGCACAGAAGTCCAAGGCCCTAGAAAAGACTGCAATGCAGTGTTTTAGCCTATATTCCTTTGTCAACAGGGCCTTGATCCTTTTGCAGGAAGGCTGTATGTAATAGTAGTAAGATCAAATATTGGTCAAGGAAAAGCTGACAAATGCTGTGCAGACTGCTTGCACTCCCACAGGAACTGGGAAACACTGACAAGAAATAAACACCAATTCAATTTTCTCATGGATTACTAATTAATAGAGTGACAGAAAATGTGGTAGCAGAGGCTGCTTCAGTTCAATCCCATATTGTGCTCATTGACAGAAAGGCCATCCCTGGTGTCCTGGATTTCTGCAGCACACTGGTGACACCAGAACATTCAGCCCAAAGGTCACATCacaaactgacagcacttctaaaacaaaaacccaactcCTCTCCTATTTATCCTTCAAAACAGAGGATAACAAAATCTGAGGGTAATGGAGCTTCAGGATCCAGGTAATGAAGTCAATGAATATCCTGATATGATCTAACAAAATAAACAGACCTTTATCACATGTCATAAACCACTCCTAACACACATCTGTGGATGGAAAAATCACTTACTATTATTGTAAATAGTTGctaccttaaaaataaaaaatattcctatCTGCATAAATAGTTCATGGTTTCATTACCTATGTTTCTCCTGTGACCCAATTAACTTTACTAATGAGTGTGCCTCTATTCACAGATAATATCTCTAGCTATTGCAGTGTAAAATAACTGCTTAAACCCTACCACTGGTTACCTGAACTTCTTGCCAATGCTTCTTCTGCTTCATTTAAAGTCTCTAACATGCCTTCTGTTAAGTTGGGACATTTTCCAATTACAGCATAGCCATTCCAGATATACATCATTTCCTAGGGTCAGGGAGAAACGACAGCACCATTAATTGCAGCACTGGATAAATGTAGTTGTCAAACACTTCAGTTTATCTCTGCATGATGAAAAAGTTACAGGTTCCTTAAATAAAGTTCCTTAAATAAAGTTTgtcaaaatgtattttcattgcAACTGAAAATTTGTTACACTGTTAATCAGAACAAATTAGCCCTGGAAGACGCCTCAAGAGCCACTTCCTGAAAACAATGCAAAGGAAATTGCTTGAACAGAATGCAAACACATTCTCACTTATGGAAGAAGGTAAGTACCAACAAAACAGACTTAAAACATTCACAGCACATGGCTAATTGTCCCTTCATTAAGGCTTCCTCTTGTTTTTCAGTTCTATCCTAGCAAAGGCAGTAATATCCATAAATAACTGCAATGCACTGCTTCCacagaaaaattatgaaatctcaagacagcaaaacaaaccaaaaagaaaaccaaacactCTGACCTTTAAGCCAAGTTTCAAACACACACACGGAATTTTAAATCTGAACTGTAAACTTCTTACATTCCTCAGGTTTGTTTGATGTTCCCAAAGAAAGCAACTTCTTTATTATTGAACTGTCCTTCGAGtaagttttattaaaaactattggctgaatttttatttgctaTTGGGGTTCTTAGAGTATATCACCAAATGTGCCCATTGCTACTTCCAATCACAAAgtgaaacattaaaatattgtaCAGACTTACAACTGGCCTTCATGACATTATttaatcacaaaatcacagaacatcctgagctggaagggatgcACCAGGATTGTTGAGTCCAGCCCAAGCGTACCCCAAGAACCCCAtcctgtgcctgagagtgttgtctAAAatcttcttgagctctgtcaggctggtgctgtgaccattctttggggagcctgttcagtgcccaatCACCCTCTGGGGTGGCTGAACCTTTACgtaatatccaacctaaaccttgcctgacacagcttcatgtCATTCCCTCAGGCCCTGTCACTgatcaccagagagaagagatcagtgtgtgatatatttattctatttatttacaTGACCTTCTCTGTGGGTGATAATTTAAAGCATTTGGATGAAATTTCTATATAGAACAAGTGAATTGTGGAATTGTGGCACAAAAAGCTGTCAGGCTAGAATAGCTGAAACAGCATGTTAACCCCAGTCACTGTTGCTTTCACCATCTGGTCTCTGTTGATTGGAAAACCTGTGCTGAGCTTCCTGGACCTAGTGCAGATTCATTAACGTGGTTTTCAAACAGGAGTATTCAAACCACATTTATTCAAGCTAAATCTCTGAGCTAAGACTTGCTTGAGGACTCCCTCTTTCCAGCAAGCCTCctgataatgaaaactcctggaGCTGAGGTTCTGTCCCCAGTTCCCCATCCATGAAGTGCCTTTGTCTGTTCAGCTGCGGCATCTGCTGCCTCGGAAACGCAACTGCACGGCAGCCAAGGATGGGGAGGAGCTCCTGCTACAGAAACCTGCTCTGCCAaaatcccagcagcacagcccagccaagccccagtGTGCACTCCTTCCTCTCTGAAACCTGAAAGGCACATCAAAGTAACCTAATTATTTCTCTCACGTCAGTCTTACTAGTGGAACACAGCCCCTGGTGAATGCCCATGCTCTGCTGTAACAACTATTTCAGTGTCACATACTCCTggtgggctggggaggggtttcCAAGAGGTTCTCCCTGTTCTGGCATTTTCTTATAGAATATTTACTAATTATCCATCTTGTTCTTAAAAACACAACAGCTGAAAGCACTGCAAGTGTTAACACCACTGCACTTGGCGAATCCCTGGACTCAAAAACCTTTTATGTTCTTTTTCACATGTTCTTTGCAGACAGATTTTTCTAAGTGCAATGGGTGCCTCATGCAACTGGCCACAGGGAACAGGCCAGcattacaggggaaaaaaaaattaattgcagtGGTTTTCTGGGGTGGCCAAAGGAGTCAGTTGTTTCATCCCAGCAcccatgagctgctctgcagaacaCCAAACTGCAAACACTGAGGAGCACATTAAACAGCTCCTTACATGCAGTGCCCAAACCTTCCATTGTTTCCTTGACACCACCCCTCCTTGTACCTTGCAGTGCTCTGTTAGCAAGTGACACGACAGAAGAGACCCAGGGCAAAGTTCCTCCAAAGGGGAccaaaagaaagctgttggGAGCACGCTGCTCTATAGCTGGAATAATGAGTTACACATGCAACACATTTACGTGTCACAAACAGCTGGCTGAGTTCCCTGTGGCTGGTGCATGCCCCAGTTTTACAGCATTCCTTGCATTCATCTGGCTTTGCTTTGGGAACATTCCAGTCTCCTGCAGAGGGTTTACCTTAGAAACACGGAAAGATACTATTCCAATTATCTCTGGTTTATTTCTCTAAATTACAAAAATGTTGGAGAGGGGGTGTGTGTGGATATTTCTTACTTACCAAAGGTGGGACAGGCAAAGGAATGGGGTTTGAAGAAAGATACCGTCGTGCTTTCCGAATTGCAAACTTTTCTGTGGGCAGAGATTTCCCTGCAATTTTCAGTTTCAGGCTGGGAACAATCCTGAAAGTTTAAAGGAAAACATAAGGAATTTCCCCCTGTGAACCTCTGAGATGAAGACATTCAaacttcaaaacaaacaaaaaaaaaccaataaaaaaagATCAAACCaaggagaattttaaaaagctgtaacACACTGGGCTATTGCTACCTCGGGGAAGCTGAGCAATACATACTCACAAAAGCTGTCTTTATGCAGGGCACGTTTATCTCTAGGCTTCCTCTTTAATcaagcaggaggagagggactCTTCCCCACTGAAAGATTAAATTAGATGATGCACCTGACTTATAAAGGGCTCATCTCTCTTCACAGTCTAAGAAAGAGGCAAACTAGCTTTTGTCTCCCCGTTCTCCCAAAGACTAAAACTATTCTCTTCATAATGGATTCCAAA
Coding sequences within:
- the TTC39A gene encoding tetratricopeptide repeat protein 39A isoform X3 — encoded protein: MMYIWNGYAVIGKCPNLTEGMLETLNEAEEALARSSATELLADDRCVIKLLKGLCFKHLGKISEAEDHFNYIYLNEKKIKYDHYLIPNALLELAILYLDQDRREEAIKLLEKAKQNYKNYSMETRTHFRIQAALHQAKSAPENGMHCGASAVS